AGTGTTCTTACATGCTTGTAAAACGTTTACGTTTACGTTTACGTTTACGTTTACCACATagtattgaaaaaaaaaaaaaaaaaaaaaaagaaaaatagttAAGATCGGGAAATAGTAacaaacattttatttacaatttttacctttttctgGGCCTTTTTAACGAATTTAAAAAGAGCATAATTCTGAACAACATAATTATGCGCGCATGTGTAGgtagataaatattataagtaaAAGTTATgagcatttatatatacatatacatatttatgacATCGTTTGGTCTGGCATATTGGTAATTACGTTAGTATATATTACTCATAGAGATGGGAATAACAGCCGGAAAATGTTGCAAATATATTAGGAAATACTTTACGAATggactaaaaaaaaatatattaccaTATTTTATGTACTGTAAAAATAAACCTTTTCTTATGAACTCAAAACTAGTGCAAAAATATTCCTTAGATAAGGTCCCTAAAAATGTTCTTAACAGGTTAAGGCTAAAAGATAGAGATGGGAAACGAGGAAGAATTTATGTAAACTGCCTCCGCACCCCTCCATATAGCATCGCTATT
The window above is part of the Plasmodium malariae genome assembly, chromosome: 10 genome. Proteins encoded here:
- the PmUG01_10038700 gene encoding conserved Plasmodium protein, unknown function, which codes for MGITAGKCCKYIRKYFTNGLKKNILPYFMYCKNKPFLMNSKLVQKYSLDKVPKNVLNRYIQDNRRLKNDDM